A DNA window from Streptomyces bacillaris contains the following coding sequences:
- a CDS encoding MbtH family protein, whose amino-acid sequence MTNPFEDENGTYLVLINDEGQHSLWPAFAEVPAGWTVAHPEDTRQACLAYVEQNWVDLRPRSLAERQAQQA is encoded by the coding sequence ATGACCAATCCGTTCGAGGACGAGAACGGCACCTACTTGGTACTCATCAACGACGAGGGGCAGCATTCCCTTTGGCCCGCCTTCGCGGAGGTGCCCGCCGGCTGGACCGTGGCTCATCCGGAGGACACGCGTCAGGCCTGCCTCGCCTACGTCGAGCAGAACTGGGTGGATCTACGTCCCAGGAGCCTGGCGGAGCGCCAGGCCCAGCAAGCCTGA
- a CDS encoding nitrobindin family protein, with product MSDPAPLHPYPDALRPDGTPAPHPLLVPVLGLLGTWRGSGRGGYPTLDGEFTYAQEIAFSHDGRPFLHYASRAWLLDADGNPLRPSARESGWWRLQPEGRVEALITQPTGVAEIAVGRATDGAIDLATHEVALTPTAKQVDATRRRYTLTDADTLTFEHDLAAVGQPLQHHLSARFRRSAKE from the coding sequence ATGTCCGACCCCGCCCCGCTCCACCCCTACCCCGACGCCCTCCGGCCCGACGGCACACCGGCACCGCACCCCCTGCTCGTGCCGGTGCTCGGGCTCCTGGGCACCTGGAGGGGGAGCGGGCGGGGCGGATATCCCACGCTGGACGGCGAGTTCACCTATGCGCAGGAGATCGCCTTCAGCCATGACGGCCGCCCCTTCCTCCACTACGCGTCGCGCGCCTGGCTGCTCGACGCGGACGGGAACCCCCTGCGGCCCTCGGCCCGCGAGAGCGGATGGTGGCGGCTCCAGCCGGAGGGGAGGGTGGAGGCGCTGATCACCCAGCCCACCGGCGTCGCCGAGATCGCCGTCGGCCGGGCCACCGACGGCGCGATCGACCTCGCCACCCACGAAGTCGCCCTCACCCCCACCGCGAAACAGGTCGACGCGACCCGCCGCCGCTACACCCTGACCGACGCGGACACCCTCACCTTCGAGCACGACCTCGCGGCGGTCGGACAGCCGCTCCAGCACCACCTGTCGGCCCGGTTCCGCAGGAGCGCCAAGGAGTAG
- a CDS encoding DUF4190 domain-containing protein — translation MSMPSYPQQPNADQAQYGGQYGAPYGAPEPARSNGFAVTALVLGLIACLFFWTVFGGFLFGLLALIFGILGTLRARQGRAPRKGMAIAGLVLGVLGLIGSVIVLIFAISVFDSDAYKDFESCVDKAVTQAEQDRCAEDFGESLFK, via the coding sequence ATGTCCATGCCCAGTTACCCTCAGCAGCCGAACGCGGACCAGGCGCAGTACGGCGGGCAGTACGGGGCTCCGTACGGTGCCCCCGAACCCGCCCGCAGCAACGGGTTCGCGGTCACGGCCCTCGTGCTGGGTCTGATCGCCTGCCTCTTCTTCTGGACGGTCTTCGGAGGATTCCTCTTCGGCCTGCTCGCGCTGATCTTCGGCATCCTGGGAACGCTCCGGGCCCGCCAGGGCCGCGCGCCGCGCAAGGGCATGGCGATCGCCGGTCTCGTCCTCGGTGTCCTGGGGCTCATCGGTTCGGTCATCGTGCTCATCTTCGCCATATCCGTCTTCGACTCCGACGCGTACAAGGACTTCGAGAGCTGCGTGGACAAGGCGGTCACCCAGGCCGAACAGGACCGTTGCGCGGAGGACTTCGGCGAGAGCCTCTTCAAGTGA
- a CDS encoding AI-2E family transporter, whose amino-acid sequence MSATLSSEKTAAALRRSARVSAELLLVLLMAAVALWLLGRTWPVVWPLVVGLLLTTLTWPFARFLRRRGWRPAPAAALVTVAFLLVGTGILALIAIPVASQSGQLADGVVEGIGRLREWAAGPPLNISDAQITGAFDAAVDRIENSAGSVVTTAVTGVSTVFSGLITAVLALFLMFFFLKDGPRFLPWLARQLPGRLATDVPVVAERCWDTLGSFVRSQAFVGLLDAVFIGIGLWILDVPLVLPLAVLTFVSAFVPIVGAVFAGFVAVLIALVSNGLTDALIVLAIIIAVQQLEGNVFQPMIQSRGLGLHAAVVLLAVTLGGSLAGVVGSLLAVPVAALLAVIWNYLREQLSDPGEGPEQLDRTPEPGQGPAPGGPDADAPVPA is encoded by the coding sequence ATGTCTGCCACGTTGAGTTCCGAGAAGACCGCGGCCGCGCTCCGCAGATCGGCCCGCGTCTCGGCCGAACTGCTGCTGGTCCTGTTGATGGCCGCCGTCGCCCTGTGGCTGCTGGGCCGGACCTGGCCGGTGGTGTGGCCGCTGGTAGTGGGTCTGCTTCTCACCACTCTGACCTGGCCGTTCGCCCGTTTCCTGCGCCGCCGCGGCTGGCGGCCCGCCCCGGCGGCGGCCCTGGTGACCGTGGCGTTCCTCCTCGTCGGCACCGGCATCCTGGCGCTGATCGCGATTCCGGTGGCCTCCCAGTCCGGCCAGCTCGCCGACGGGGTCGTCGAAGGCATCGGCAGGCTGCGCGAGTGGGCCGCCGGTCCGCCGCTGAACATCAGCGACGCCCAGATCACGGGCGCCTTCGACGCCGCGGTCGACCGCATCGAGAACAGCGCCGGCAGCGTCGTCACCACGGCGGTCACCGGGGTGAGCACCGTCTTCAGCGGCCTGATCACCGCCGTGCTGGCCCTCTTCCTGATGTTCTTCTTCCTCAAGGACGGCCCGCGGTTCCTCCCGTGGCTCGCCCGCCAGCTCCCCGGCCGGCTCGCCACCGACGTCCCCGTCGTGGCCGAGCGCTGCTGGGACACGCTCGGCTCGTTCGTACGCTCCCAGGCCTTCGTCGGTCTGCTCGACGCCGTCTTCATCGGCATCGGCCTCTGGATCCTGGACGTGCCGCTGGTGCTCCCGCTGGCGGTCCTGACCTTCGTCTCCGCGTTCGTGCCGATCGTCGGCGCGGTCTTCGCCGGTTTCGTCGCGGTGCTGATCGCGCTGGTCTCCAACGGCCTGACCGACGCGCTGATCGTGCTGGCGATCATCATCGCGGTGCAGCAACTGGAGGGCAATGTCTTCCAGCCCATGATCCAGAGCCGGGGTCTCGGACTGCACGCCGCGGTGGTCCTGCTTGCGGTGACGCTCGGCGGCAGCCTGGCCGGGGTGGTGGGCAGCCTGCTCGCGGTCCCGGTGGCGGCGCTGCTCGCCGTGATCTGGAACTACCTGCGCGAGCAGCTCAGCGACCCGGGGGAGGGGCCGGAGCAGCTCGACCGGACGCCGGAGCCCGGGCAAGGACCCGCTCCGGGCGGGCCGGACGCCGACGCCCCTGTTCCGGCCTGA
- a CDS encoding 50S ribosomal protein bL37 → MSSKRRRKKKARRKNGANHGKRPQS, encoded by the coding sequence ATGTCCTCGAAGCGTCGTCGTAAGAAGAAGGCCCGCCGCAAGAACGGCGCCAACCACGGCAAGCGCCCGCAGAGCTGA